A single genomic interval of Spinacia oleracea cultivar Varoflay chromosome 6, BTI_SOV_V1, whole genome shotgun sequence harbors:
- the LOC130464395 gene encoding uncharacterized protein, translated as MAPSGRAILSVFIVLSLLIIANCDAYNEEKYEGVKKEEQSKESSIGLENGVGNMKFSRKQIIIPAKCFKSVCTPGITGPTCYCCNTIRCYVTEDECKKNCH; from the exons ATGGCACCAAGTGGTAGAGCTATTTTGTCCGTTTTCATTGTGCTTTCTCTCCTTATCATAGCTAATT GTGATGCTTATAACGAGGAGAAGTACGAGGGAGTGAAGAAGGAGGAGCAAAGTAAGGAATCATCGATTGGCCTTGAAAATGGAGTTGGAAATATGAAGTTTAGCCGAAAACAAATAATAATTCCAGCTAAATGCTTTAAAAGTGTATGCACCCCTGGGATTACTGGCCCAACGTGCTATTGTTGTAATACTATAAGATGTTATGTAACTGAAGATGAATGTAAAAAGAACTGTCACTGA
- the LOC110795213 gene encoding phenylalanine--tRNA ligase alpha subunit, cytoplasmic has translation MAEDAILGFLEKNEEIPDSGKFADEFGIDHDEIVNITKSLHAYELVLAQDIKKERWVLTDEGRLYATAGSPEVQVYSAIPPEGISPDELQKKVDPSVFKIGFSQAMKNKWVERGKQLVSRKVEHVDDVVKGLLSDIQAEKMVEQGEIDALKRRKLIILQTWKGYSIRKGPSYAPKRKKAATDLTREHLQSGAWKDLELKEYNFNAKGLPPEGGHLHPLLKVRKQLKDIFLQMGFEEMPTNNFAESSFWNFDALFQPQQHPARDSHDTFFLKDPSTTKCLPEDYVERVKCVHESGGYESRGYGYDWKREEANKNLLRTHTTAVSSRMLYALAQKPFAPKKYFSIDRVFRNEAVDRTHLAEFHQIEGLICDRGLTLGDLIGVLHDFFSRLGMTKLRFKPAYNPYTEPSMEIFSYHEGFKKWVEIGNSGMFRPEMLLPMGLPDDVRVVAWGLSLERPTMILYGIDNIRDLFGHKVDLGLMKKNPICRIGLE, from the exons ATGGCGGAAGACGCAATTTTGGGGTTTTTGGAGAAGAATGAAGAAATTCCAGATTCTGGAAAATTCGCCGATGAATTCGGGATCGATCACGATGAAATTGTTAATATCACCAAGAGTCTGCATGCCTATGAACTTGTTCTTGCTCAG GATATTAAGAAGGAGCGCTGGGTTCTTACTGATGAAGGAAGACTTTATGCTACTGCAGGCTCTCCTGAAGTGCAAGTATACTCAGCTATACCACCAGAGGGTATCTCGCCAGATGAACTTCAG AAAAAGGTGGACCCTTCGGTTTTTAAGATTGGATTCTCTCAGGCTATGAAGAATAAGTGGGTGGAAAGAGGAAAGCAATTAGTTTCCAGAAAG gTTGAACATGTTGATGACGTGGTCAAGGGGTTGCTTTCAGATATACAAGCTGAGAAG ATGGTTGAGCAGGGGGAGATTGATGCTCTTAAACGGAGAAAACTTATTATCTTACA GACATGGAAGGGGTACTCAATCAGAAAGGGCCCAAGTTATGCCCCGAAAAGAAAAAAGGCAGCAACAGATCTTACTCGAGAGCATTTGCAAAG TGGCGCATGGAAGGATTTGGAACTCAAAGAATACAACTTCAATGCTAAAGGTCTTCCACCTGAAGGTGGTCATTTGCATCCGTTACTCAAG GTACGGAAGCAATTGAAAGATATTTTTCTTCAGATGGG CTTTGAAGAAATGCCTACAAACAATTTTGCTGAAAGcag CTTTTGGAACTTTGACGCATTGTTCCAGCCACAACAACATCCAGCTCGTGATTCACACGACACTTTCTTTTTGAAAG ATCCTTCCACTACAAAATGTCTGCCTGAAGATTATGTTGAGAGGGTAAAGTGTGTTCACGAATCTGGTGGTTATGAATCCAGAGG GTACGGATATGACTGGAAACGAGAGGAAGCGAACAAAAATCTTTTGCGAACTCATACAACTGCTGTTTCTTCAAGAATGCTGTATGCACTTGCACAG AAACCATTTGCTCCCAAGAAATACTTCTCAATAGATCGTGTGTTCAGAAATGAAGCAGTCGATAGGACACATCTGGCAGAATTCCATCAGATAGAAG GTCTTATATGTGATCGAGGCCTCACCCTTGGGGATCTTATCGGCGTCCTGCATGACTTTTTTTCACGTTTAG GAATGACGAAACTTCGTTTCAAGCCCGCTTACAACCCTTACACTGAACCTAGTATGGAAATATTCAG TTATCATGAAGGCTTTAAAAAGTGGGTCGAGATAGGGAATTCTGGCATGTTCAGGCCGGAGATGTTGCTTCCCATGGGGCTTCCAGATGATGTCCGTGTGGTTGCATGGGGTTTGTCCCTTGAGAG GCCTACGATGATCTTGTATGGAATAGATAACATACGGGATCTGTTCGGACATAAG GTTGATCTGGGGCTGATGAAGAAGAATCCTATTTGCAGAATTGGGCTTGAATAG
- the LOC110795215 gene encoding diphosphomevalonate decarboxylase MVD2, peroxisomal, with protein sequence MAEEAAVVTAEKSWVRIVTGQTPTNIAVIKYWGKRDENLILPINDSISVTLDPNHLCTTTTVAVSPAFDKDRMWLNGKEISLAGDRFQNCLREIRKRATDVEEEEKGIKIAKKDWENLHVHIASYNNFPTAAGLASSAAGLACLVFSLARLMNVKEDQGQLSAIARQGSGSACRSLYGGFVKWIMGKSEDGSDSFAVQVTDEKHWDDLVILIAVVSSQQKETSSTSGMRESVETSLLLKHRAQEIVPKRILQMEEAIKNKDFPSFARLTCADSNQFHATCLDTTPPIFYMNDTSHKIISIVEKWNRAETTPQVAYTFDAGPNAVLIARDRKAATQLLQRMLYYFPPGADADLNSFVVGDKSILQDAGIKEMKDVESLPLPPEYNSTQKYAGAVSYFICTRPGQGPIVLSDETQALLNPETGLPK encoded by the exons ATGGCGGAGGAAGCGGCGGTGGTGACGGCGGAGAAAAGTTGGGTGAGGATAGTGACGGGGCAAACGCCGACGAATATAGCAGTGATTAAGTACTGGGGAAAGCGAGATGAAAACCTAATTTTGCCGATTAATGATAGTATTAGTGTTACTCTTGATCCTAATCATCTTTGTACTACCACTACTGTTGCGGTTTCTCCTGCATTTGATAAAGATCGAATGTGGCTCAATGGCAAG GAAATTTCCCTTGCTGGAGATAGATTCCAGAATTGTTTGAGAGAAATTCGTAAACGTGCTACCGATGTTGAAGAGGAGGAGAAAGGTATTAAAATAGCAAAGAAAGACTGGGAAAACTTGCATGTGCACATTGCTTCATACAATAACTTCCCAACTGCTGCTGGGCTCGCTTCTTCAGCTGCTGGTTTGGCTTGTCTTG TTTTTTCTCTAGCAAGGCTCATGAATGTAAAGGAAGATCAAGGACAGCTTTCTGCCATAGCAAG GCAAGGCTCTGGTAGTGCCTGTCGCAGTTTATACGGTGGTTTTGTCAAGTGGATCATGGGAAAA AGTGAAGACGGAAGCGATAGTTTTGCTGTTCAAGTCACAGATGAGAAGCACTGGGATGATCTTGTCATTTTAATCGCTGTG GTAAGCTCTCAGCAAAAAGAAACAAGCAGTACATCTGGAATGCGTGAGAGTGTCGAGACAAGCTTGCTTCTGAAGCACAGGGCACAG GAAATAGTGCCGAAGCGCATacttcaaatggaagaagccaTTAAAAATAAAGATTTTCCCTCCTTTGCTCGTCTTACTTGTGCTGATAGCAACCAATTTCATGCTACCTGCCTGGACACGACCCCACCTATCTTTTACATGAATGACACATCCCATAA GATTATTAGCATTGTGGAGAAGTGGAATCGTGCTGAAACAACTCCTCAG GTAGCATACACTTTTGATGCAGGGCCAAACGCTGTCCTAATTGCACGTGACAGAAAGGCTGCTACTCAGCTTTTGCAACGGATGCTTTATTACTTCCCCCCTGGTGCTGATGCTGATCTTAATAG TTTTGTTGTTGGTGATAAATCTATTCTTCAAGATGCCGGGATTAAGGAAATGAAAGACGTGGAATCCCTACCATTGCCTCCTGAATATAACTCCACCCAGAAGTATGCTGGAGCCGTTAGTTATTTTATCTGTACAAGACCTGGACAAGGCCCTATTGTGCTATCGGATGAAACTCAAGCTCTTCTTAATCCAGAAACGGGACTGCCAAAGTGA
- the LOC110795216 gene encoding zinc transporter 1, translating into MLSKTICSYISFPFDQFLTTSLTHNCDYITQNLTINTLLKYKIAAIIAILTASAVGVTFPIVGKNFPILHPESKLFFLIKAFAAGVILSTGFIHILPDAFEDLNNPILEDTPWGKFPFSGLAAMVGALGSLMIDAIATGHYRRAHFGENSGLVVGVVDEETSDEHAGHVHLHTHATHGHAHGPGQMEGSLGDLSDFDRIRYKITSQVLEMGIVVHSIIIGISLGTSQSLDTIKPLIVALCFHQFFEGIGLGGCIAQAAFKSGSTWCMALFFSLTTPVGIAIGIAITNVYDESSPAALVVQGLLNSVAAGILIYMALVDLLAQDFMNSKVQTNTKLFFGANVTLLLGAGIMALLAIWA; encoded by the exons atgttgtctAAGACAATATGCAGCTACATTTCCTTCCCATTTGATCAATTCCTTACAACTTCATTAACCCATAATTGCGATTACATAACCCAAAACCTTACCATAAACACCTTATTAAAGTACAAAATCGCAGCAATAATCGCGATTTTAACAGCAAGTGCAGTTGGTGTTACATTCCCAATAGTAGGGAAGAATTTCCCAATCTTACACCCAGAAAGCAAATTGTTCTTCTTAATTAAAGCATTTGCAGCAGGGGTAATTCTGTCAACTGGGTTTATCCATATATTACCTGATGCATTTGAAGACCTTAATAATCCTATTCTTGAAGATACCCCTTGGGGGAAGTTCCCATTTTCTGGACTTGCTGCCATGGTTGGGGCACTTGGGTCTTTGATGATTGATGCTATTGCAACTGGGCATTATCGTAGGGCCCACTTTGGTGAGAATTCTGGATtggttgttggtgttgttgatgAAGAAACGAGTGATGAACATGCTGGTCATGTTCATCTTCATACTCATGCTACACATGGACATGCTCATGGACCTGGTCAGATGGAGGGTAGTTTGGGTGATTTGAGTGATTTTGATCGTATCAGATATAAGATTACTTCTCAG GTGTTGGAGATGGGGATTGTGGTTCACTCAATAATTATTGGCATATCATTAGGTACATCTCAGAGCCTCGACACGATCAAGCCACTTATAGTAGCACTGTGTTTTCATCAGTTCTTCGAAGGAATTGGACTTGGTGGATGCATTGCTCAG GCAGCTTTCAAATCTGGGTCTACATGGTGTATGGCTTTGTTCTTCTCTCTTACAACTCCAGTAGGAATAGCAATTGGTATAGCAATCACAAATGTTTACGATGAAAGTAGTCCAGCTGCTTTAGTAGTTCAAGGATTGTTGAATTCAGTCGCGGCTGGAATATTGATTTATATGGCACTTGTTGATCTTCTAGCTCAAGATTTCATGAACTCAAAGGTGCAGACAAATACTAAGCTTTTCTTTGGGGCTAATGTAACCTTACTTCTTGGTGCTGGTATCATGGCCCTTTTGGCTATATGGGCTTAA
- the LOC110795250 gene encoding probable receptor-like protein kinase At1g11050, with product MTNFCLFLSSFIFITFFTSTNSTTNPSSCPIDFTYVNTFPWDTQECSKNSEQRSCCQTLRSLLGIGLSTYLKSSSNFLLPTPESSSSCLSVFKSKLSSIQMMNSSLVSSCLNSSDELLLNHPTDCAGIRNISDWDEKAGPTLELNSSCNGDMRSLTECNSCFDSGMKMNSELVSLAPNSSKCFYFTIFYAAGIVNKFGPEDFGSAVCILGLPLAAGHHGYDEQSSGKVSKKVVFKFVFGFLGGILGILVVIGLMHLCRVWDMRRKEREMHDSFVNSVRGQVTPNLGTVWYHVTELERATDGFSRRNFIGEGGYGVVYKGEFANGTVIAVKQITEDLNSMRDEEFCNEVDIISKIRHRNLLPLRGCCVASDNFKGKRRYLVYDYMPNGSLSDHLFNHQKKLTWPQRKNIVLDVAKGLAYLHYGVKPAVYHRDIKTTNILLDSEMRARVADFGLVKQSVEGQSHLTTRVAGTYGYLPPEYALYGQLTEKSDVYSFGIVILETMSGKKVLDTSNSSTPLITDFVWNLVKSQNVEAVFDEPIRNEGPKGIMERYVRVGLLCAHVMVAFRPTIAQALKMLEGDIDIPKLPERPLPLAHESFKSSLSSWHNGSISERSSKASSSSNTFANSLICPTIL from the coding sequence ATGACAAACTTCTGCTTATTTCTTTCATCTTTTATCTTCATCACCTTCTTCACATCAACAAATTCAACCACAAATCCATCATCATGTCCAATCGACTTCACCTATGTCAACACATTCCCATGGGACACACAAGAATGCAGCAAAAACTCAGAACAAAGATCATGTTGTCAAACACTCAGAAGCTTACTAGGAATAGGACTTTCAACATACCTTAAATCCTCCTCAAATTTCCTTCTCCCAACCCCAGAATCATCATCTTCTTGTCTCTCTGTTTTCAAATCAAAACTCTCCTCGATTCAAATGATGAATTCCTCATTAGTTTCTTCTTGTTTGAACAGCTCAGATGAACTGTTGCTTAATCACCCAACAGATTGTGCTGGGATAAGGAATATCAGTGATTGGGACGAGAAAGCTGGGCCCACATTGGAGTTGAATTCATCTTGTAATGGTGATATGAGGAGTTTAACAGAGTGTAATTCTTGTTTTGATTCTGGGATGAAGATGAATTCTGAATTGGTAAGTTTAGCACCGAATTCGAGTAAGTGTTTTTATTTTACCATTTTTTATGCTGCTGGGATTGTTAATAAGTTTGGTCCTGAAGATTTTGGGTCAGCAGTTTGTATCTTAGGTCTTCCTTTAGCTGCAGGGCACCATGGTTATGATGAACAATCTTCAGGGAAAGTAAGTAAAAAGGTTGTGTTTAAGTTTGTTTTTGGGTTTTTGgggggtattttgggtattttgGTAGTTATAGGGTTGATGCATTTGTGTAGAGTTTGGGATATGAGGAGGAAAGAAAGGGAAATGCATGATTCATTTGTTAATAGTGTTAGGGGTCAAGTTACACCTAATTTGGGTACAGTATGGTATCACGTGACAGAGTTGGAACGCGCTACAGATGGATTTTCACGCAGGAATTTCATTGGTGAAGGTGGTTATGGGGTTGTTTACAAGGGAGAGTTTGCAAATGGGACTGTAATCGCGGTAAAACAAATTACCGAGGATTTAAACTCTATGAGGGATGAGGAATTTTGCAATGAGGTTGATATTATAAGCAAAATTAGGCATAGAAATCTTCTCCCTTTAAGAGGATGTTGTGTAGCAAGTGATAATTTTAAGGGTAAGAGGCGGTACCTTGTGTATGACTACATGCCTAATGGTAGCCTTAGTGATCACTTGTTTAACCATCAAAAGAAGCTAACATGGCCACAAAGGAAGAACATAGTCCTTGATGTTGCCAAGGGACTTGCATACTTGCACTATGGTGTGAAACCGGCGGTTTACCACCGCGATATTAAGACAACCAACATACTTCTAGATTCAGAGATGAGGGCAAGGGTTGCGGATTTTGGGTTAGTTAAGCAGAGCGTGGAAGGTCAATCCCATCTCACCACCAGGGTCGCAGGGACATATGGATACCTTCCCCCCGAGTACGCTCTATATGGGCAATTGACCGAGAAGAGCGATGTTTATAGCTTCGGAATTGTGATTTTAGAGACAATGAGTGGGAAAAAGGTTTTAGATACATCAAACTCATCGACCCCGCTGATCACAGATTTTGTCTGGAATCTGGTTAAGTCGCAGAATGTCGAGGCAGTTTTCGACGAACCCATAAGAAACGAAGGTCCGAAGGGCATAATGGAGAGATATGTACGTGTGGGCCTACTTTGTGCACATGTTATGGTGGCTTTTAGGCCTACCATAGCTCAAGCTTTGAAGATGTTAGAAGGAGATATTGATATACCAAAGCTACCAGAGAGGCCATTGCCCCTTGCTCATGAGTCGTTTAAGTCATCTTTGAGTTCGTGGCATAATGGCTCAATTAGTGAGAGATCATCAAAAGCCAGCAGTAGCAGCAATACTTTTGCCAATTCTTTAATTTGTCCCACAATTTTGTAG